One genomic window of Candidatus Minimicrobia sp. QA0096 includes the following:
- a CDS encoding PilN domain-containing protein: MIEINLLPNVKRELLKTRVMRNRVISISFLVGGASIAAVVVLALILGSQIAAEAVQNGVIKDRNDKLMAVEDLNKVVTIQHQLTKINEQHSGKKINSRIFDVVTAVNPVAPNNVSFSDIKVNPGSKTITLEGSAVNGYSALETLKKTILNTKVQTTDGDKSSEVSLTKEIKDGDTSFGENSEGKKVLQFSFSFEYAEELLAPANNGTVSVLTPTGKVDVTDSRRGIPDSLFKSNSKKQEKK, from the coding sequence ATGATTGAGATAAATCTTCTCCCAAACGTTAAACGCGAGCTATTAAAGACTCGAGTTATGCGCAATCGAGTTATTTCGATATCGTTCTTAGTGGGCGGTGCTTCGATTGCGGCAGTAGTTGTTTTGGCGTTGATTTTGGGTAGCCAAATTGCAGCCGAGGCGGTCCAGAACGGAGTTATTAAAGATAGAAACGATAAATTGATGGCGGTCGAAGATCTCAATAAGGTTGTAACGATTCAACATCAATTAACAAAGATCAATGAGCAACATTCTGGAAAGAAGATTAATTCAAGGATTTTTGATGTTGTAACGGCGGTTAATCCAGTTGCACCAAATAATGTTAGTTTTTCGGATATAAAAGTCAATCCTGGGTCAAAAACTATTACTCTGGAGGGTAGCGCGGTTAATGGCTATAGTGCGCTAGAGACTTTAAAGAAAACCATCTTGAATACGAAAGTTCAGACTACTGATGGTGATAAAAGTTCCGAGGTTAGTCTGACTAAGGAGATAAAAGATGGCGATACTAGTTTTGGAGAGAATTCAGAAGGTAAAAAAGTGTTACAATTCTCGTTCTCGTTTGAATACGCAGAAGAATTACTAGCGCCTGCAAATAATGGCACAGTTTCCGTATTGACGCCGACTGGTAAGGTTGATGTGACAGATTCTCGCCGAGGTATTCCAGATAGCTTGTTTAAGAGTAACTCGAAAAAACAGGAGAAGAAATAA
- a CDS encoding GspE/PulE family protein, translated as MALLTDDIQDKLIELLVNEGLIEKSVIDDALKRASESGKPLFSLLSEEGLLDNELLVHGVAQVSGVPYVNLSNSVISQDILSLLPSDVAERFMAVPLAEVQNRLAVAMIDANNVQAVDYLSNRIQRPIKVFMASEESVRHVLDQYKTDLSSVNVAAQASQEESLSEAGNIKTIVQDSPISRALSTILEYAVKSHASDVHIEPLEKDLKIRCRVDGVLREIMQLPKSIEPALVSRIKILSNLKIDEHRIPQDGQFAVNVAGKEVDLRIAISPVVWGEQVVIRLLDKSGSSFNLEDMGYAGRALRTIRKGIKRPNGMILTSGPTGSGKSTSLYALIKEIKDDTVNIVTLEDPVEYKMDGVNQIQVNAEVGLTFASGLRSILRQDPDIVMVGEIRDNETANLAIQAALTGHLVFSTLHTNSAAGVLPRLLDMGIEPFLIASTVNTIIGQRLVRRVARRRDIYQSSPLETQAIREAVGGLLPQTREQVAQYAQDLGYESLPLATQTSFALAKGKDTPQTPRGYAGRAGLYEVMDITEEIQNLIVKRATSAEIQRMAIQQGMITMRQDGYLKALNGITTIEEVNRVAADTA; from the coding sequence ATGGCTTTACTGACGGACGACATCCAAGATAAGTTGATCGAGCTGCTCGTAAACGAGGGGCTTATTGAGAAGTCTGTCATTGATGATGCCTTAAAGCGTGCCTCTGAGAGTGGCAAGCCGTTATTTAGTTTGCTTAGCGAAGAAGGACTGCTTGATAATGAGCTACTGGTTCATGGTGTGGCTCAAGTTTCGGGCGTGCCGTATGTCAATCTGTCGAATAGTGTTATTAGCCAGGATATTTTATCTCTATTGCCGTCCGACGTTGCTGAGAGATTTATGGCTGTGCCGCTGGCCGAAGTTCAGAATCGATTAGCAGTAGCGATGATCGACGCGAATAATGTTCAAGCGGTGGACTATTTGTCGAATCGCATCCAGCGTCCGATAAAAGTTTTCATGGCTTCGGAAGAGAGTGTCCGTCATGTCTTGGATCAATATAAGACTGACTTGTCATCTGTTAATGTGGCTGCACAGGCTTCGCAGGAAGAGTCTTTGTCGGAGGCTGGAAATATTAAAACAATTGTTCAAGATTCGCCGATATCACGAGCGTTATCGACAATTTTGGAATACGCGGTAAAGAGTCACGCATCCGACGTGCATATTGAGCCATTAGAGAAGGATTTGAAGATTCGTTGTCGCGTTGACGGTGTTTTGCGTGAAATAATGCAGCTCCCAAAGAGCATTGAGCCGGCGTTAGTTAGTCGTATTAAGATTCTTTCCAATTTGAAGATTGACGAACATCGCATTCCTCAGGATGGTCAATTCGCGGTTAACGTTGCAGGCAAGGAGGTTGACCTTCGTATTGCTATCTCTCCTGTTGTTTGGGGTGAACAGGTGGTTATTCGTCTGCTTGATAAGAGCGGAAGTTCTTTCAATTTGGAAGACATGGGCTACGCTGGGCGCGCGTTAAGAACGATTCGCAAGGGAATTAAGCGGCCAAATGGAATGATTTTGACGTCAGGTCCAACTGGTTCTGGTAAGTCAACGAGTTTGTACGCGTTGATTAAAGAAATTAAAGACGACACTGTGAATATTGTGACGCTTGAAGATCCGGTTGAGTATAAGATGGATGGCGTCAATCAGATTCAGGTGAACGCGGAAGTTGGCTTGACGTTTGCTTCTGGGCTGCGCTCAATTTTGCGTCAAGACCCAGACATTGTGATGGTTGGTGAGATTCGCGATAATGAAACAGCAAATTTGGCTATTCAGGCAGCCTTAACGGGGCACTTAGTTTTCTCAACACTTCACACCAATTCCGCCGCTGGTGTGCTGCCGCGTCTGTTAGATATGGGAATTGAGCCATTTCTTATAGCCAGTACGGTTAACACGATTATTGGTCAGCGTTTGGTGAGGCGAGTGGCGCGCCGTCGAGATATTTATCAATCATCACCACTGGAAACGCAGGCAATTCGCGAGGCGGTTGGTGGATTATTGCCGCAAACAAGGGAGCAGGTTGCTCAATACGCGCAAGATTTGGGATATGAAAGTTTGCCGCTAGCGACGCAGACGTCGTTTGCCTTGGCAAAAGGAAAAGATACGCCGCAGACTCCTCGCGGTTATGCTGGGCGAGCTGGTTTGTATGAGGTTATGGATATTACCGAAGAGATTCAGAATTTGATTGTTAAGCGCGCAACCTCAGCGGAAATCCAGCGAATGGCAATTCAGCAAGGGATGATTACGATGCGTCAAGATGGTTATCTGAAGGCGTTGAACGGAATAACGACAATAGAAGAAGTTAATAGGGTAGCGGCGGATACCGCGTAA
- a CDS encoding type IV pilus twitching motility protein PilT, with product MNNQELRIEILLEEVVKKRASDLHIQVGLPPMLRIDGSLMPAAGTQPLDEPAVERLVFQILDEDQRQILLKDKEFDFSFAFGTLGRFRVNAFHERGNLAAALRLIPNEIKSASELGMPPVVNTFADFPRGLVLVTGPTGSGKSTTLAALVDKINSERSRHIITIEDPIEFTHKSKKSVVVQREVHYDTYSFSAALRSSLRQDPDVVLIGEMRDLETISAAITIAETGHLVFATLHTNSAAQSIDRMIDVFPPHQQPQIRAQLSNILMAICSQRLVPAIGGGRVVAAEVLIANPAVRNIIREGKSHQLDAVIQTGADQGMQTMDRTLANLVQNGTITYDSAREFAVDLTEFERLMRG from the coding sequence ATGAATAATCAAGAATTGCGAATTGAGATTTTGCTGGAAGAAGTCGTTAAGAAGCGTGCTTCGGACCTTCATATCCAAGTTGGTTTGCCGCCAATGCTACGAATTGACGGTTCATTAATGCCGGCCGCCGGAACTCAACCATTGGACGAGCCTGCAGTTGAGAGATTGGTATTTCAGATTCTTGATGAAGATCAGCGACAGATTTTGCTAAAAGATAAGGAATTCGACTTTTCGTTTGCGTTTGGTACACTGGGACGATTCCGAGTTAACGCCTTCCATGAGCGTGGCAATTTGGCTGCAGCTCTACGTTTGATTCCAAATGAAATTAAGTCGGCGTCTGAACTAGGTATGCCACCAGTTGTTAATACGTTTGCGGATTTTCCTCGCGGTTTGGTGTTGGTCACTGGTCCAACTGGTTCCGGCAAGTCAACGACTTTGGCGGCGCTGGTTGATAAAATTAATTCTGAGCGCTCACGGCATATTATTACCATTGAAGATCCTATCGAGTTTACTCACAAGTCGAAAAAATCAGTGGTAGTTCAGCGGGAAGTTCACTACGATACCTATTCGTTCTCTGCGGCTTTACGCTCAAGCCTTCGTCAGGACCCAGACGTTGTGTTGATTGGTGAGATGCGCGACCTCGAGACGATTTCAGCAGCGATTACAATTGCTGAAACTGGACACTTGGTGTTTGCGACGCTACACACAAACTCTGCTGCACAATCAATCGACCGTATGATTGACGTGTTCCCGCCACACCAGCAGCCACAGATTCGCGCTCAGCTCAGTAATATTTTGATGGCAATTTGTTCGCAGCGACTAGTCCCAGCTATCGGCGGTGGACGAGTCGTGGCGGCAGAGGTTTTGATTGCTAATCCAGCGGTGCGCAATATTATTCGCGAAGGTAAATCTCACCAATTGGATGCCGTGATTCAGACTGGTGCTGACCAGGGAATGCAGACGATGGATCGAACTTTGGCCAATTTGGTGCAGAACGGTACGATTACGTATGATAGTGCTCGTGAATTTGCTGTCGATTTGACGGAATTTGAGAGGTTGATGAGGGGGTAA
- a CDS encoding type II secretion system F family protein — translation MKKYNYEARDSASNKIVKSVVQADSENAAAKLLTAQGFVPLKIELQDDKTNFFARFSGRITTKDKVVFTRQLATLIGAGLPLAQSLRTVQEQTTNKRMQEIVQEIISDVEGGKSLSDSFAKHPEAFNKVYVALVSAGETSGTMDDSLKRLAAQQEKDAAMMSKIRGAMMYPSIVLVVIILVIGFMLFTVVPQVEGLYRDLNKELPFVTLAMIKVANFFSSLWWLVILAMIIGGYFLAQYLKTEQGIRTKDIFKLNVPLFKGMFRKMYMARFARTGQVLLRTGVPMLDMLRITADAVNNVIISESILRASDKVKGGKALSASLSNEDYFLAMVPQMIKIGEQSGKIDEMMGKTAQVYEDELDEEIRALSTAIEPVLMVFLAIVAGTMVSAILLPIYSLVGNINIR, via the coding sequence ATGAAAAAATACAATTATGAAGCCAGAGATAGCGCAAGTAACAAAATCGTTAAATCAGTTGTTCAGGCTGATAGTGAAAACGCTGCCGCAAAGCTTTTGACGGCGCAGGGCTTTGTGCCGTTAAAAATTGAATTACAAGACGATAAAACAAATTTCTTTGCGAGGTTTTCTGGTAGAATCACCACTAAGGACAAGGTTGTGTTTACTCGTCAGCTAGCAACTCTTATTGGAGCAGGACTACCTTTGGCACAAAGCCTTCGAACGGTTCAGGAGCAGACTACGAATAAGCGTATGCAGGAGATAGTCCAGGAAATTATCTCTGACGTCGAAGGTGGTAAATCCTTGTCTGATTCGTTCGCAAAGCATCCAGAGGCTTTTAATAAAGTTTATGTAGCTTTGGTTTCGGCTGGTGAAACGTCAGGTACGATGGATGATTCGCTTAAGAGGTTAGCTGCTCAGCAGGAAAAAGACGCTGCTATGATGAGTAAGATTAGAGGTGCTATGATGTATCCGTCAATTGTCTTGGTAGTGATTATCTTAGTTATCGGATTTATGTTGTTCACGGTTGTTCCGCAAGTTGAGGGTCTGTATCGTGACTTAAATAAGGAGTTGCCATTTGTGACTCTTGCGATGATTAAAGTGGCGAACTTTTTTAGTAGTCTTTGGTGGCTTGTTATATTGGCAATGATTATCGGCGGTTATTTCCTAGCACAATATTTGAAAACTGAGCAGGGAATTAGGACTAAAGACATCTTTAAGCTCAATGTCCCGCTATTTAAAGGAATGTTCAGGAAGATGTACATGGCTCGATTTGCTAGAACTGGTCAAGTTCTTCTGAGAACTGGCGTGCCAATGCTTGATATGCTTCGTATTACGGCTGACGCTGTTAATAACGTGATTATTAGTGAAAGCATACTTCGCGCATCGGATAAGGTTAAAGGTGGTAAGGCGCTCTCGGCTTCTTTATCTAATGAAGATTATTTCCTAGCAATGGTGCCGCAGATGATTAAAATCGGTGAGCAGTCGGGTAAGATTGATGAGATGATGGGCAAGACCGCTCAAGTTTATGAAGATGAGCTTGATGAGGAAATTCGCGCTTTGTCGACGGCGATAGAACCAGTCCTAATGGTCTTCTTGGCTATAGTTGCCGGTACGATGGTGTCGGCTATCTTGCTTCCAATCTATAGCTTGGTTGGCAACATCAATATTCGCTAG
- a CDS encoding type II secretion system protein gives MTKKDNKKGFTIIEVVLVLAIAGLIFAMVFIALPALQRSQHDQSRKNDASTVAAAITNWNSANRNGGTFNEESLRKYVDKLDQYDKSSELKVATPGASMSVAGNEIKVMRGKKCPSSTPAPSADDPANITLQNGSSRNAAVVVLLENNGSQKQLYCQDV, from the coding sequence ATGACAAAAAAAGATAATAAAAAAGGATTTACAATCATCGAGGTCGTTCTAGTCTTGGCTATTGCTGGACTTATCTTTGCGATGGTGTTTATCGCATTGCCAGCTTTGCAACGTAGCCAGCACGACCAGTCAAGGAAGAATGACGCTTCAACGGTTGCTGCAGCTATTACCAATTGGAATTCAGCTAATCGTAACGGTGGCACGTTTAATGAAGAATCTCTACGCAAGTATGTCGATAAGCTTGATCAATACGACAAGTCTTCAGAGTTAAAGGTTGCTACACCTGGTGCTTCAATGTCAGTCGCTGGCAATGAAATCAAGGTTATGCGAGGCAAGAAGTGTCCTTCTAGCACGCCAGCTCCATCTGCTGACGATCCAGCAAATATAACTTTGCAAAACGGATCTTCACGCAACGCAGCAGTTGTAGTTCTATTGGAAAATAATGGCTCTCAAAAGCAATTGTATTGCCAGGACGTATAA
- a CDS encoding prepilin peptidase, with product MIKFVLVGFLGAILGSFAGAQIWRLRARQLMEDKKAGEKVNQKELKKLSPLIKKISKDRSRCLSCGHELKWCDLIPVVSWVAGLGRCRYCKAFIGWMEILLELVIAGLFVASVAFWPGSLTDIWQVALLVLWLASLVLLAILFVYDLRWLLLPDVVNIPFIILGAIFAGIKVCLAGDFSKSLMTLFGSIAILSGIYMVLYLFSKYRYGEDKTWIGFGDVKLGLGLGLFLGNWLLAFAALFIANLIGTLLVLPSMMRGKLQATSRICFGPLLIVGFLLAWFFSRQILEWGFLIV from the coding sequence ATGATTAAGTTTGTACTAGTGGGATTTTTAGGGGCTATTTTAGGCAGTTTCGCTGGAGCGCAAATTTGGCGCTTGCGGGCTCGTCAATTGATGGAAGATAAAAAAGCTGGAGAAAAAGTCAACCAAAAGGAATTAAAGAAATTATCTCCATTGATAAAAAAAATTTCCAAAGATAGATCTCGCTGTTTATCTTGCGGGCATGAGCTTAAGTGGTGCGATTTGATTCCTGTGGTAAGTTGGGTTGCTGGATTGGGGCGATGCAGATATTGCAAAGCATTTATCGGTTGGATGGAAATCTTGCTAGAACTAGTGATAGCTGGATTATTCGTTGCATCCGTGGCTTTTTGGCCTGGATCATTAACGGATATCTGGCAAGTCGCGTTGCTGGTCTTGTGGTTGGCAAGTTTGGTGCTGCTGGCGATTTTATTTGTCTATGACCTCAGATGGCTACTTCTTCCAGATGTAGTTAATATTCCGTTTATCATTCTTGGCGCTATTTTTGCGGGAATAAAAGTATGTCTAGCTGGCGATTTTTCGAAAAGCTTGATGACGTTATTTGGGTCGATTGCGATTCTGAGCGGAATATATATGGTGCTATATTTATTCTCGAAATATCGTTACGGGGAAGATAAAACTTGGATCGGTTTTGGTGATGTTAAGCTTGGACTTGGACTGGGTTTATTCTTGGGAAACTGGCTTTTGGCGTTTGCTGCGTTGTTTATCGCGAATCTTATCGGCACGCTTCTTGTCTTGCCATCAATGATGCGAGGAAAATTGCAAGCAACTTCACGGATATGCTTCGGCCCATTGCTTATCGTAGGGTTTTTACTCGCTTGGTTCTTTAGCCGACAAATTTTAGAGTGGGGCTTTCTTATTGTCTAA
- a CDS encoding type II secretion system protein: MGNKQKGFTIIEVILFVAISGLLTSMLMVGVSMSINRQQYRDSVQSYAGFLRNEYSKVVNVENERSKDTCPIEGSDGRAETLRGQSDCVIVGRYITTEGSLGSTNGNLYKTYPVYAYRSDKGSAWTYKRGAESDKYIVNWQAKTRFSNQAKDSAYISILMYRHPDTGQLDIRTDTSRFGDNLTDFVNNKNSAGVVQSAGEQRQQGEICVYDDGWLPGERLSIFLRSHAGSADAVVMGNATGGCADA; encoded by the coding sequence ATGGGCAATAAACAAAAAGGTTTTACTATAATTGAAGTGATTTTGTTTGTGGCTATTTCTGGCTTACTGACCTCTATGCTGATGGTCGGTGTAAGTATGTCAATTAATCGTCAGCAATATCGCGATTCGGTGCAGTCTTATGCTGGTTTTTTGCGAAATGAGTACTCGAAGGTGGTCAATGTTGAGAATGAGCGATCTAAGGACACTTGTCCAATTGAAGGCTCTGATGGTCGAGCTGAAACTCTACGCGGCCAATCTGATTGTGTGATTGTTGGTCGCTATATTACCACTGAAGGTTCTTTGGGCTCGACGAACGGCAATCTGTACAAAACTTATCCAGTTTATGCCTATAGATCAGATAAGGGTAGTGCGTGGACTTATAAACGCGGCGCTGAGTCTGACAAATATATTGTTAATTGGCAAGCAAAAACTAGGTTCTCTAACCAAGCTAAGGATAGTGCGTATATTTCTATTTTGATGTACCGCCATCCAGATACGGGGCAGTTGGATATTAGAACTGACACGAGTCGATTCGGTGACAATTTGACTGATTTCGTCAATAATAAAAATAGTGCTGGAGTTGTGCAATCTGCTGGCGAGCAGCGTCAACAGGGGGAAATTTGTGTTTATGATGACGGCTGGCTACCGGGGGAGAGATTATCTATTTTTCTACGATCACACGCAGGTTCTGCTGATGCTGTAGTTATGGGTAATGCGACAGGAGGTTGCGCTGATGCGTAA
- a CDS encoding type II secretion system protein has product MRKFNRGDTLVEVLLGVTIFSLVAVIALETMNRGMAIAQYSLETTLVRQQVDAQAEMIRYAHDMKNDTWKKLVDNNSVSVSAVNDNEGNLGVEKCPDDFSTKEFALAATPSLASKISILNNPGDYKAAETYARVDSDTKKTYGISVRLVKPSTVTGSRDSNKYDAYIKACWMPVGSKMPATIGTIVRLYDSGL; this is encoded by the coding sequence ATGCGTAAGTTTAACAGAGGTGACACACTTGTCGAAGTGTTACTTGGAGTAACCATTTTTAGCCTAGTCGCCGTTATTGCATTAGAAACCATGAACCGCGGGATGGCTATTGCTCAGTATTCTTTAGAGACGACGTTGGTTCGTCAACAGGTTGACGCTCAGGCTGAAATGATAAGATATGCTCACGATATGAAAAATGATACTTGGAAGAAATTGGTAGACAATAATTCGGTGAGCGTTTCTGCTGTTAATGACAATGAAGGAAACTTGGGTGTTGAAAAATGTCCTGATGATTTTTCTACGAAAGAGTTTGCTTTGGCTGCGACGCCTTCGCTCGCTTCGAAGATTAGTATATTGAACAATCCTGGAGATTATAAAGCGGCAGAAACATACGCGCGGGTTGATAGCGATACTAAAAAAACGTATGGAATATCAGTTAGATTGGTTAAGCCGAGTACGGTCACTGGAAGCAGGGATAGTAACAAATATGATGCGTACATAAAAGCGTGCTGGATGCCTGTTGGTAGCAAAATGCCGGCGACTATTGGTACGATTGTGAGGTTGTATGATTCGGGGCTATAA
- a CDS encoding PilW family protein, whose product MIRGYKKGFTLIELMLAMSFISVLLLSIAMVGIQAGKMYSRGIVLRDVNQAGRDISDTIRRDFLQANAEKIDSTGLRVPNNSNWSTGRLCLGSHSYVWNNPKYLDDPSLLGGNSLFKVDGNPVNLVRVVDADSGLCKKDASGKYPETVDLAKSSNLLRAINSGDGSIGVHEVTLEKVTSDNSREALYKLTFTLGTSKMSEIRNSSCKAPTEDDSNFEFCAINKFEMIVRTNG is encoded by the coding sequence ATGATTCGGGGCTATAAAAAAGGATTTACACTTATCGAATTGATGCTCGCCATGAGTTTTATCTCTGTTCTTTTGTTGTCGATTGCGATGGTGGGTATTCAAGCGGGAAAAATGTATAGCAGAGGTATTGTGCTTCGTGATGTTAATCAAGCGGGGCGAGATATTTCAGATACTATTCGACGCGATTTTCTTCAGGCGAATGCTGAAAAGATTGACAGTACGGGATTGAGGGTACCGAATAATAGCAATTGGTCAACTGGTCGACTTTGCCTTGGCTCTCATTCTTATGTGTGGAATAATCCGAAGTATTTGGACGACCCTAGTCTGTTGGGCGGAAATAGTCTGTTTAAGGTTGATGGTAACCCAGTGAATTTGGTGCGTGTAGTTGATGCGGATAGCGGATTATGTAAAAAAGATGCTTCTGGCAAATATCCAGAAACCGTCGATCTTGCAAAATCATCCAATTTGCTCAGGGCTATCAATAGCGGCGATGGCTCAATTGGTGTGCACGAAGTTACGTTAGAAAAGGTTACCTCAGATAATTCAAGAGAGGCGCTGTATAAATTGACTTTTACTCTGGGGACGAGCAAGATGAGTGAAATAAGGAATTCTTCCTGTAAAGCTCCGACTGAAGATGATAGCAATTTTGAGTTCTGTGCTATAAATAAATTTGAGATGATTGTGAGGACAAATGGGTAA
- the xerA gene encoding site-specific tyrosine recombinase/integron integrase: MFISEALTDFLEHLEVEGGRSQKTIINYQLYLERFIDFAGDINVDKITSELIRQYRLWLNRYKNDNTGEELSLITQSYHLIALRGLLTYLSRRNIKSLAADRIILPKVVRKQVTFLQYDEILRMIDQIPTDTESGLRDRAIVELLFSSGLRVSELVNLNRDHINLKRREFMVRGKGQKDRPVFISKSAAEHISAYLEARTDNLPALFLSYSKRHTTPNTSGDYRRLSARSIQRMVGQYARLAGITKHVSPHTMRHSFATDLLMNGADLRSVQSMLGHSNISTTQVYTHVTDQHLKDIHDRFHSDTEA; this comes from the coding sequence ATGTTTATATCAGAAGCTTTAACTGATTTCTTAGAGCACCTAGAGGTTGAAGGTGGGCGTAGTCAAAAAACCATCATAAATTATCAACTATACCTAGAGAGATTCATTGATTTTGCTGGCGATATAAATGTTGATAAAATTACATCAGAACTAATACGTCAGTATCGCCTCTGGTTAAACCGTTATAAAAATGACAACACTGGCGAAGAGCTGTCTTTAATTACCCAAAGTTATCATCTTATTGCACTGCGAGGTCTGCTAACCTACCTTTCTCGTCGTAATATCAAAAGTCTAGCGGCCGACAGAATTATATTACCCAAAGTAGTCCGTAAACAAGTGACTTTTTTACAATATGACGAGATTTTACGTATGATCGATCAGATACCAACCGATACAGAATCTGGACTGAGAGATCGAGCAATCGTTGAGTTACTATTTTCCAGCGGACTGCGTGTTTCAGAATTGGTCAATTTAAACCGAGATCATATAAACCTAAAGAGGCGCGAATTTATGGTGCGAGGAAAAGGACAAAAGGATCGCCCTGTTTTTATTTCAAAAAGTGCTGCCGAACACATATCGGCATACCTGGAAGCTAGAACAGATAATCTACCCGCTCTATTTTTAAGCTATAGCAAACGCCATACAACTCCCAACACCTCCGGAGACTACCGTAGGCTAAGCGCGCGCAGTATTCAGAGAATGGTTGGTCAATATGCTAGATTAGCTGGTATCACAAAACATGTAAGCCCACACACTATGCGCCATAGCTTTGCCACCGACCTACTTATGAACGGTGCAGACTTGCGTTCAGTCCAATCAATGCTGGGACATAGCAATATATCAACAACACAGGTATATACGCATGTTACCGACCAACACCTGAAAGATATTCACGACCGATTCCATAGCGATACAGAAGCTTAG
- a CDS encoding nucleoside-diphosphate kinase, giving the protein MAESEKNYCGVERTLIVFKPDAVQRGIVGEILQRFERVGLKIVGVKMTSPSRDHYYAHYEDIGKLATRRGEGTLNITLDMMMDGPVIAMVLEGVEAVAVVRKIVGPTEPKSADMGTIRGDYSHISFGYADECQKGVPNLIHASGDSDEAVREIEHWFKPEELVNYHTLSEKFTR; this is encoded by the coding sequence ATGGCGGAAAGCGAAAAAAATTACTGTGGCGTTGAAAGGACATTGATCGTCTTTAAGCCTGACGCAGTTCAACGAGGTATAGTTGGGGAAATTTTACAACGTTTTGAGCGAGTTGGCTTGAAGATAGTCGGTGTAAAAATGACATCACCATCTAGAGACCATTACTATGCTCATTACGAAGACATTGGTAAATTGGCTACTCGTCGAGGCGAGGGAACTTTGAATATAACATTAGATATGATGATGGACGGTCCGGTCATAGCAATGGTACTAGAGGGCGTTGAAGCTGTTGCTGTTGTTAGGAAGATTGTTGGCCCAACAGAGCCTAAGTCAGCTGACATGGGAACAATTCGCGGTGATTACTCACACATTAGTTTTGGCTATGCGGATGAGTGTCAAAAGGGAGTTCCAAATTTGATTCACGCATCCGGCGATTCAGATGAGGCTGTTCGTGAGATCGAGCATTGGTTCAAGCCGGAAGAATTGGTAAATTATCACACATTAAGTGAAAAGTTTACTCGCTAA
- a CDS encoding PH domain-containing protein — MTEQIKDKQFDGQRDGEQLLFVFRRHIIAMRKGFYLLLGSMTLGSLPFLIWQDNLNLLWVFVGGFIFGLMLFFYHFLMWFYTYYIVTDQRIRQITQHGFFGKDVIELKLSKIQNISYSIPGFSGEMFKFGTIVIQTFVGDLVIKNVEHPDKIYNKLQDAVEISTKKEDINEESIEP, encoded by the coding sequence ATGACAGAACAAATTAAAGATAAGCAATTTGATGGGCAGCGTGACGGAGAGCAACTGTTGTTTGTGTTTCGTCGTCACATAATCGCTATGAGAAAAGGATTTTATCTGCTTCTCGGATCAATGACGCTTGGTTCATTGCCTTTTTTAATTTGGCAAGATAATTTGAATCTTTTATGGGTGTTCGTTGGTGGATTTATTTTTGGTTTGATGCTCTTTTTCTATCATTTTCTGATGTGGTTTTATACTTACTATATTGTTACCGATCAGAGGATTCGTCAGATTACTCAGCATGGATTTTTTGGTAAAGATGTCATTGAGCTGAAATTGTCAAAAATTCAGAATATTAGTTATAGTATTCCGGGGTTTAGCGGAGAAATGTTTAAGTTTGGTACAATAGTTATTCAAACTTTTGTTGGAGATCTTGTTATAAAAAACGTAGAACATCCAGATAAGATCTATAATAAACTACAAGACGCAGTGGAAATTTCGACAAAGAAGGAGGATATCAATGAAGAATCTATTGAACCGTAA